One part of the Burkholderia vietnamiensis LMG 10929 genome encodes these proteins:
- a CDS encoding glycosyltransferase family 4 protein, whose amino-acid sequence MSTPFSIATTTAADAVAPCADRSDCADHAARVPVTVYTDTRWPAATGIHNVMAAYAARAPSNIRIAPLPVGGGVAHPLSPLALSRALRKLPARNAVFWNPGFVPAAWPGLPSVVVVHDLTHRHFYTRAHRLYYDTVLRPLYRRCSAIVCVSAFTRDEFLAWSGMPPERVHVIHNGADDAYAHNRDKLGHPFPYVLYPGNRRNYKNLHRLIEAFGASGLVALGVRLMLTGAPDPALLEHAARHRCADALTFAGVVPNDAMPKLYRGALFVAFVSQYEGFGLPILEAMASDVPVLTSRVSAMPEVAGSAAMLVDPASVADIAAAMRRLGTDAGCREALVARGRAQLRRFNWDDSACRFWKLIEQVGASG is encoded by the coding sequence ATGAGCACGCCCTTCTCCATTGCGACGACGACGGCGGCCGATGCGGTTGCCCCGTGCGCGGATCGCAGCGATTGCGCCGATCACGCCGCCCGCGTACCCGTTACCGTCTATACGGATACGCGCTGGCCGGCCGCCACCGGCATCCACAACGTGATGGCCGCTTACGCGGCGCGCGCGCCGTCCAACATCCGCATCGCCCCGTTGCCGGTCGGCGGCGGCGTCGCGCATCCGCTGTCGCCGCTCGCGCTGAGCCGCGCGCTGCGCAAGCTGCCGGCGCGCAATGCAGTGTTCTGGAATCCCGGCTTCGTACCGGCCGCGTGGCCGGGCCTGCCGTCGGTCGTCGTCGTGCACGATCTCACGCATCGCCACTTCTATACGCGTGCGCATCGGCTGTACTACGACACCGTGCTGCGTCCGCTGTACCGCCGCTGCTCGGCCATCGTCTGCGTGTCGGCGTTCACGCGCGACGAATTCCTCGCGTGGTCGGGCATGCCGCCCGAGCGCGTGCACGTGATCCACAACGGCGCCGACGACGCGTACGCGCACAACCGCGACAAGCTCGGCCATCCGTTTCCGTACGTGCTGTATCCGGGCAACCGGCGCAACTACAAGAACCTGCACCGGCTGATCGAGGCGTTCGGCGCGAGCGGGCTCGTCGCGCTCGGCGTGCGGCTGATGCTGACCGGCGCACCCGATCCGGCGCTGCTCGAGCACGCGGCGCGGCATCGCTGCGCCGACGCCCTCACGTTCGCCGGCGTCGTGCCGAACGATGCGATGCCGAAGCTGTATCGCGGTGCGTTGTTCGTCGCGTTCGTGTCGCAGTACGAGGGCTTCGGGTTGCCGATTCTCGAGGCGATGGCGTCGGACGTACCGGTGCTGACGTCGCGCGTGTCGGCGATGCCCGAGGTGGCCGGCAGCGCGGCGATGCTCGTCGATCCGGCGTCAGTCGCCGACATCGCGGCCGCGATGCGGCGGCTCGGCACCGATGCCGGCTGCCGCGAGGCGCTCGTCGCACGCGGCCGCGCGCAGCTTCGCCGCTTCAACTGGGACGACTCGGCGTGCCGCTTCTGGAAACTGATCGAGCAGGTCGGCGCGTCGGGATGA
- a CDS encoding glycosyltransferase family 2 protein, translated as METEGRISVIVVNYGTPDMTLRCVASLIALRVAHAGDIVVVENASPDDSYARLRGELPGGVRLLRAACNRGFGSGVNFGMAACRRDYVLVVNPDTRFDENGLAKVLDLFDACPQAGLVGLDLQYPDGRRQYSARRFYSWLDILARRTALGRSDRFRARVDRHLMIDAWACGNPFDAEWVMGTGFVVRRELFESLGGMDEAYFLYMEDVDLCARTWLAGYRVLGMPGVTLVHEHQRQSAASPVSRAGRHHLRSLWRFYRKFHVPLALPPGVSRIARQ; from the coding sequence ATGGAAACCGAAGGAAGAATCAGCGTCATCGTCGTCAACTACGGCACGCCCGACATGACGCTGCGATGCGTGGCGTCCTTGATCGCGTTGCGCGTCGCGCATGCCGGCGACATCGTCGTCGTCGAGAACGCGTCGCCGGACGACTCGTACGCGCGCTTGCGCGGCGAACTGCCGGGCGGCGTCCGGCTGCTGCGCGCGGCGTGTAATCGCGGCTTCGGCTCCGGCGTGAACTTCGGGATGGCCGCGTGCCGGCGCGACTACGTGCTGGTCGTGAACCCCGACACGCGCTTCGACGAGAACGGGCTCGCGAAGGTGCTCGACCTGTTCGACGCGTGCCCGCAGGCCGGCCTCGTCGGGCTCGACCTGCAGTATCCCGACGGCCGCCGCCAGTATTCGGCGCGCCGCTTCTACAGCTGGCTCGACATCCTCGCGCGGCGCACCGCGCTGGGCCGCTCCGACCGCTTTCGTGCGCGCGTCGACCGGCATCTGATGATCGACGCGTGGGCGTGCGGCAATCCGTTCGATGCCGAGTGGGTGATGGGAACGGGCTTCGTGGTGCGCCGCGAACTGTTCGAATCGCTCGGCGGGATGGACGAAGCGTATTTCCTCTACATGGAGGACGTCGACCTCTGCGCGCGAACCTGGCTCGCCGGCTATCGCGTGCTCGGGATGCCGGGCGTCACGCTCGTGCACGAGCATCAGCGGCAATCGGCCGCGAGCCCCGTATCGCGCGCCGGACGGCATCATCTGCGCAGCCTGTGGCGGTTCTATCGCAAGTTCCACGTGCCGCTCGCGTTGCCGCCCGGCGTGTCGCGGATCGCGCGGCAATGA
- a CDS encoding DUF4838 domain-containing protein codes for MTRLPFAAIAACIALAALCGSVASGSAHAQRAPASHVRLAQHGVARYVVRAGAADAVTRHAADEIADYLSRISGASFAVSNDAPGRTPAIVVGGEHAARRCGDAALGSDGFVICRSGSDLVIAGDTVRGTLFGAYWWLDRRLGVKWLAPDATEVPRQPELQVETTPVLQIPRFAYREVLSAEGEDKAFRAHNLLNGESHGPSYRPSPPGIDIWDHSWLARDGEADFWTLVPRDRHASAHPSWYAGGQLAMMSDEVRATMAAEIVKRLKRRADPTRIWFGIHAMDWGWDPDDASRAFAHAHGDAPSAAFVDLVRDVSERVRAEVPGARFAMPAYHWGFAPPDGMLVPDHVRVYPMTIQVDYSAALNDARNARLRDGLVRWNEIAQHVTVWDHVVDFGGYLQPTPNLYPIGRSIAWLATLQHVDGYFAEGDWQSRGGEFASLRVWLIARLLWTPTADARALVREYCDAYYGAAGPAIVRYIDRMHAALRASGDVLAEQTPLGMSMYTYEFVRDSERDFDAAARVVDGDALHGARVRAARMPVDFVILALRDRYAARAAQDGWDLALGARRARLDAAIQAAGLRQYRQSGDLAALDALLDIDRHPVVAPSIAAGVAAADWRAIEVSRVNLYDSARLVADAAAPEGAAIAIRGDSGVWAVQLKLDTLPRDGRWDLYASVRLPERGASAAAVRVGAYPPMTLYTDTPAGMLDDAQFRWLPVLGGPFVHDVDHERGIYVHGVGFARGQSVRVGAFVAIRHRAPDGAQPPAPPKGSAS; via the coding sequence ATGACGCGCCTGCCGTTCGCCGCGATCGCGGCGTGCATCGCGCTGGCCGCGCTATGCGGCAGCGTCGCGTCGGGCAGCGCCCACGCGCAGCGCGCGCCCGCGTCGCACGTCCGGCTCGCGCAGCACGGCGTCGCGCGCTACGTCGTGCGCGCCGGCGCGGCGGATGCCGTCACGCGTCATGCGGCGGACGAGATCGCCGATTACCTGTCGCGAATCAGCGGCGCGTCGTTCGCCGTGTCGAACGATGCGCCGGGCCGCACGCCGGCCATCGTCGTCGGCGGCGAGCATGCGGCGCGCCGCTGCGGCGACGCGGCGCTCGGCAGCGACGGCTTCGTGATCTGCCGCAGCGGCAGCGATCTCGTGATCGCCGGCGACACCGTGCGCGGCACGCTGTTCGGCGCGTACTGGTGGCTCGACCGCAGACTGGGCGTGAAATGGCTCGCGCCCGATGCGACCGAAGTGCCGCGGCAGCCCGAGCTGCAGGTCGAGACCACGCCCGTGCTGCAGATCCCGCGCTTCGCGTATCGCGAGGTGCTGAGCGCCGAGGGCGAGGACAAGGCGTTCCGTGCGCACAATCTGCTGAACGGCGAATCGCACGGGCCGTCGTATCGCCCGTCGCCACCCGGTATCGACATCTGGGATCACAGCTGGCTCGCGCGCGACGGCGAGGCCGATTTCTGGACGCTGGTGCCGCGCGACCGTCATGCGTCGGCTCACCCGTCGTGGTATGCCGGCGGGCAACTCGCGATGATGTCGGACGAGGTCCGCGCGACGATGGCCGCGGAGATCGTCAAGCGCCTGAAGCGTCGCGCCGACCCGACGCGCATCTGGTTCGGCATCCACGCGATGGACTGGGGCTGGGACCCCGACGACGCGAGCCGTGCGTTTGCGCACGCGCATGGCGATGCGCCGTCGGCGGCGTTCGTCGACCTGGTGCGCGACGTGTCGGAGCGCGTGCGCGCCGAGGTGCCCGGCGCGCGCTTCGCGATGCCGGCCTATCACTGGGGCTTCGCGCCGCCCGACGGCATGCTCGTCCCGGACCACGTGCGCGTGTACCCGATGACGATCCAGGTCGACTACAGCGCCGCACTGAACGACGCGCGCAACGCGCGGCTGCGCGACGGGCTCGTGCGATGGAACGAGATCGCGCAGCACGTGACCGTGTGGGACCACGTCGTGGACTTCGGCGGCTATCTGCAGCCGACGCCGAATCTTTATCCGATCGGCCGCAGCATCGCGTGGCTCGCGACGTTGCAGCACGTCGACGGCTACTTCGCGGAGGGCGACTGGCAGTCGCGCGGCGGCGAGTTCGCGAGCCTGCGCGTGTGGCTGATCGCGCGGCTGCTGTGGACGCCGACGGCCGACGCGCGCGCGCTCGTGCGCGAATACTGCGACGCGTATTACGGCGCGGCCGGCCCCGCCATCGTGCGCTACATCGACCGCATGCACGCCGCGCTGCGCGCGAGCGGCGACGTGCTCGCCGAGCAGACGCCGCTCGGCATGTCGATGTACACGTACGAGTTCGTGCGCGACTCGGAACGCGATTTCGACGCGGCCGCCCGCGTGGTCGACGGCGATGCGCTGCACGGCGCGCGCGTGCGGGCCGCGCGCATGCCCGTCGATTTTGTGATCCTCGCACTGCGCGATCGTTATGCGGCGCGCGCGGCGCAGGACGGCTGGGATCTCGCACTCGGCGCGCGGCGCGCGCGCCTCGACGCGGCGATTCAGGCGGCCGGCCTGCGCCAGTACCGGCAAAGCGGCGATCTCGCCGCACTCGATGCATTGCTCGACATCGACCGCCATCCGGTCGTCGCGCCGTCGATCGCGGCCGGCGTCGCCGCCGCCGACTGGCGGGCGATCGAGGTGTCGCGCGTGAATCTGTACGACAGCGCGCGGCTGGTGGCCGACGCCGCTGCGCCCGAGGGTGCGGCGATCGCGATTCGTGGCGATTCGGGCGTCTGGGCGGTCCAGCTGAAGCTCGACACGCTGCCGCGCGACGGGCGCTGGGATCTCTACGCGTCGGTGCGGCTGCCGGAACGCGGGGCGTCGGCGGCTGCCGTGCGCGTCGGCGCGTATCCGCCGATGACGCTGTACACCGACACGCCGGCCGGCATGCTCGACGACGCGCAGTTCCGCTGGCTGCCCGTCCTCGGCGGCCCGTTCGTTCACGACGTCGATCACGAACGCGGCATCTACGTTCATGGCGTCGGCTTCGCGCGCGGGCAGTCCGTGCGGGTCGGCGCGTTCGTCGCCATTCGTCATCGTGCGCCCGACGGCGCGCAGCCGCCGGCGCCACCCAAAGGAAGTGCTTCATGA
- a CDS encoding polysaccharide pyruvyl transferase family protein yields the protein MKVAIVSPVPLFPVNAGNRSRILNLARAVRSLGCDVHFVYLESRQTGGMDLDAHRDEFGADHVQVLHRTGVALACYRLKRVAWLVRRLAAQAVGSRHAYYTGLDELFSDSFSSQLRALQRRHAFDAVFVEYVFYSRALDAFPDTVVKVLDTHDIFADRHVPFIGRAGAKRYMFSIPPERECEGLRRAHVALAIQADEGDALAARLGSDGAPSVAVLSHLLAFPPQVDCAPHADATFVGSDNQPNRDAMQYFVDEILPHVVARLPAFRVHLAGTIAAAVPDGAHVVKRGPVAELGDAFACAPISINPMLLGTGINIKLLESMALGVPTVSTQTGARGLGEHAAGGVTIVPDADPRAFADALVRLATDRAHRVAQGAAARDAARAWHDAQLRVLRETLAHRACARALAPSTIQRKPDMSKLADLKQRLRVWLYVKRLTAQWRREAARCVARDDAAAGAHLLILPCDPWTLVGSKGDEAMLSAVVERLRAANRALRVSVVTATPQAAQAATRMGFRAVDAWREPWRLTDTVERLAALRPSALVIIGADVMDGYYSPMTSLRLLATADLLVRRGVRGTILGFSFNARPYRPLRHAFDCLDARLLVNVRDDVSLDRFRRFSSAPATLVADSAFMLEPDHASDSVRDTAAWIDARRAVGDVVIAFNLHPMLIRGASDADIAALVAAAQHALRAIAAQRGLGVVLLSHDYRGRDGDDTCLEPLHRALAAALGERLCYPRARMSAAQLKAIAGQVDGVVTGRMHLAIASLGMGVPVAALTYQDKFQGLFRHFGLSDAFLLKPADAMRATRLAAVLERFVAALPQLREQVRAALPRVKDASLRNLRGMIGEVDEIDAIEPSCAAALPVGLHSKPRTSTGALAPQPVEFSRNA from the coding sequence ATGAAAGTCGCGATCGTTTCACCCGTTCCGCTGTTTCCGGTCAACGCCGGCAACCGCAGCCGCATCCTCAATCTGGCGCGCGCGGTGCGGTCGCTCGGCTGCGACGTGCACTTCGTCTACCTGGAGTCGCGGCAGACCGGCGGCATGGACCTCGACGCGCATCGCGACGAATTCGGCGCCGACCACGTGCAGGTACTGCATCGCACGGGCGTCGCGCTCGCGTGCTATCGGCTCAAGCGCGTCGCATGGCTCGTGCGTCGGCTGGCGGCGCAGGCGGTCGGCAGCCGTCACGCGTACTACACGGGGCTCGACGAACTGTTCAGCGACAGCTTCTCGTCGCAGCTGCGCGCGTTGCAGCGCCGTCATGCATTCGACGCCGTGTTCGTCGAATACGTGTTTTATTCGCGTGCGCTCGACGCGTTCCCCGACACGGTCGTGAAAGTGCTCGACACGCACGACATCTTCGCGGACCGGCACGTGCCGTTTATCGGTCGCGCGGGCGCGAAGCGCTACATGTTTTCGATTCCGCCGGAGCGCGAATGCGAAGGCTTGCGTCGCGCGCACGTCGCGCTGGCGATCCAAGCCGACGAAGGCGACGCGCTGGCCGCGCGCCTGGGCAGCGATGGCGCGCCGTCGGTCGCGGTACTGAGCCACTTGCTGGCGTTCCCGCCGCAGGTGGACTGCGCGCCGCATGCCGACGCGACCTTCGTCGGCAGCGACAACCAGCCGAATCGCGACGCCATGCAGTATTTCGTCGACGAGATCCTGCCGCACGTTGTCGCGCGGCTGCCGGCGTTTCGCGTGCATCTGGCCGGCACGATCGCCGCGGCCGTGCCCGACGGCGCGCACGTCGTCAAGCGCGGCCCGGTCGCCGAGCTCGGCGATGCGTTCGCGTGCGCGCCGATCTCGATCAACCCGATGCTGCTCGGCACCGGCATCAACATCAAGCTGCTCGAAAGCATGGCGCTCGGCGTGCCGACCGTCAGCACGCAAACGGGCGCGCGCGGCCTCGGCGAGCACGCGGCGGGCGGCGTCACGATCGTGCCCGATGCGGACCCGCGCGCTTTCGCCGATGCGCTCGTCCGTCTCGCGACGGATCGCGCTCATCGCGTCGCACAGGGCGCGGCGGCGCGCGATGCCGCGCGCGCATGGCACGACGCGCAGTTGCGCGTGCTGCGCGAAACGCTCGCACATCGCGCGTGCGCGCGTGCGCTTGCACCTTCCACCATCCAGAGGAAACCGGACATGTCGAAACTGGCGGATCTGAAGCAGCGGCTGCGCGTGTGGCTGTACGTGAAGCGATTGACCGCGCAATGGCGCCGCGAGGCCGCACGCTGCGTCGCGCGCGACGATGCGGCGGCCGGCGCGCATCTGCTGATACTGCCGTGCGATCCGTGGACGCTGGTCGGCTCGAAAGGCGACGAGGCGATGCTGAGCGCGGTGGTCGAACGGTTGCGGGCAGCCAACCGCGCGTTGCGGGTCTCGGTCGTCACGGCCACGCCGCAGGCCGCGCAGGCCGCGACGCGGATGGGCTTTCGCGCGGTCGACGCATGGCGCGAGCCGTGGCGGCTCACCGACACGGTCGAACGGCTCGCGGCGCTGCGCCCGAGCGCGCTGGTCATCATCGGCGCCGACGTGATGGACGGCTACTACTCGCCGATGACGTCGCTGCGTCTGCTCGCGACGGCCGATCTGCTGGTTCGGCGCGGCGTGCGCGGCACGATTCTCGGCTTCAGCTTCAACGCCCGGCCGTACCGGCCGTTGCGGCACGCGTTCGATTGCCTCGACGCGCGGCTGCTGGTCAACGTTCGTGACGACGTGTCGCTCGACCGATTCAGGCGTTTCAGCTCGGCGCCCGCGACGCTCGTCGCGGATTCGGCGTTCATGCTGGAGCCGGATCACGCTTCGGACAGCGTGCGGGACACCGCCGCATGGATCGACGCACGGCGCGCGGTCGGCGATGTCGTGATCGCGTTCAATCTGCATCCGATGCTGATCCGTGGCGCCAGCGACGCCGACATCGCCGCGCTGGTCGCGGCGGCGCAGCACGCGCTTCGCGCGATCGCGGCGCAACGAGGGCTCGGCGTCGTGCTGCTGTCGCACGACTATCGCGGCCGCGACGGCGACGACACGTGCCTCGAGCCGCTGCATCGCGCGTTGGCCGCGGCGTTGGGCGAGCGGCTTTGCTATCCGCGCGCGCGCATGTCGGCGGCCCAGCTGAAGGCGATCGCGGGGCAGGTAGACGGCGTGGTGACGGGCCGCATGCATCTGGCGATCGCGAGCCTCGGGATGGGCGTGCCGGTCGCGGCGCTCACCTATCAGGACAAGTTCCAGGGGCTGTTCCGCCATTTCGGCTTGTCCGACGCCTTCCTGCTGAAGCCCGCCGATGCGATGCGCGCGACGCGTCTCGCGGCGGTGCTGGAGCGGTTCGTGGCGGCGCTGCCGCAACTGCGCGAGCAGGTGCGTGCCGCGCTGCCGCGCGTGAAGGACGCGTCGCTGCGCAATCTGCGCGGCATGATCGGCGAGGTCGACGAGATCGACGCGATCGAGCCGTCGTGCGCGGCGGCCTTGCCCGTTGGTCTCCATTCCAAGCCGCGCACGAGCACCGGCGCGCTCGCCCCTCAACCTGTCGAGTTTTCCCGGAACGCATGA
- a CDS encoding H-NS family nucleoid-associated regulatory protein, whose translation MTHPTIRELQRQLGQLNLIVEEARQKEKQARLNEIAAHVREFGITEIELLRAAGFVKAGKQKAPAKYYDPDTGRAWSGKGARPGWLAGKNLDDYLIRTTPQPWWPETP comes from the coding sequence ATGACGCATCCGACCATACGCGAGCTGCAGCGGCAGCTCGGTCAATTGAACCTGATCGTCGAAGAAGCGCGGCAAAAGGAGAAGCAGGCGCGGCTGAACGAAATTGCGGCGCACGTGCGTGAGTTCGGCATCACCGAAATCGAACTACTGCGTGCGGCCGGTTTCGTCAAGGCGGGGAAGCAGAAGGCGCCGGCGAAATACTACGATCCCGACACCGGCCGCGCGTGGTCGGGCAAGGGCGCGCGCCCCGGCTGGCTGGCCGGCAAGAATCTCGACGACTACCTGATCAGGACGACCCCACAGCCGTGGTGGCCGGAAACGCCTTGA
- a CDS encoding IclR family transcriptional regulator codes for MRNPETDPSDSGNPVRRKKVNYRAPALEKGLDILELLIDRQYGMAQADICRALKRSRSELYRMMQVLEERGYIYRIDRHDRYALTMKLYFLGQHHAPTRSLGALVTPAMQEFTLQTVQSCYLTVFDGDTMIVIAAADAETEWNIAVRVGTRVPLQGSAAGEMYGALQGDDARSRLLRAGARAVGLPGASGHDEAAASRWADGCIRRPNARIAGVTDIATPIVDKTGAAIAILACPYLTHPDDAGAMPVEQVGVALYETARRIAATVDQRFMQSAVETPARRATCA; via the coding sequence ATGCGCAATCCAGAGACGGACCCGAGCGATTCGGGCAATCCGGTGCGCCGGAAGAAGGTGAACTATCGCGCGCCGGCGCTCGAGAAGGGGCTCGATATCCTCGAATTGCTGATCGATCGGCAGTACGGCATGGCGCAGGCGGACATCTGCCGCGCGCTCAAGCGCAGCCGCAGCGAGCTGTACCGGATGATGCAGGTGCTCGAGGAGCGCGGCTACATCTACCGGATCGATCGCCACGACCGCTATGCGCTGACGATGAAGCTGTATTTTCTCGGCCAGCATCACGCGCCGACGCGCTCGCTCGGCGCCCTCGTCACGCCGGCAATGCAGGAGTTCACGCTGCAGACCGTGCAGTCGTGCTACCTGACGGTGTTCGACGGCGACACGATGATCGTCATTGCCGCCGCCGACGCCGAGACGGAGTGGAACATCGCGGTTCGCGTCGGCACGCGCGTGCCGTTGCAGGGCAGCGCGGCCGGCGAGATGTACGGGGCGCTGCAGGGTGATGATGCGCGGTCCCGCTTGCTGCGGGCGGGCGCGCGAGCAGTCGGCTTGCCGGGCGCGTCGGGCCACGATGAGGCGGCGGCATCGCGTTGGGCGGACGGATGCATCCGCCGCCCGAACGCGCGCATTGCGGGCGTCACGGATATCGCGACGCCGATCGTCGACAAGACCGGTGCGGCCATCGCGATCCTCGCATGTCCGTACTTGACGCATCCTGACGATGCCGGCGCCATGCCGGTCGAGCAGGTGGGCGTCGCACTGTACGAGACGGCGCGGCGGATTGCCGCGACGGTCGACCAGCGGTTCATGCAATCGGCGGTCGAGACGCCCGCGCGGCGCGCGACGTGCGCATGA
- a CDS encoding antitoxin Xre/MbcA/ParS toxin-binding domain-containing protein: MSLVTPEAVAAVMELRPLPHTLAELEALVRGGLPKSALRAGVEHATQGADARRALLARIIPEATYKRRRDRLTQDESEKTERLARIVATTTYVWNDEEDAREFLSTPHPELEGRAPLDVALTELGARRVEELLWKLFYGLPA, translated from the coding sequence ATGTCACTTGTTACCCCTGAAGCCGTGGCTGCGGTCATGGAACTGCGGCCGCTCCCGCATACGCTGGCGGAGCTGGAAGCGCTTGTGCGTGGTGGCCTGCCGAAGTCCGCGCTGCGCGCCGGCGTCGAGCACGCGACGCAAGGCGCCGACGCTCGCCGGGCACTCCTCGCCCGCATCATCCCCGAAGCGACCTACAAGCGCCGCCGCGATCGGCTAACGCAAGATGAATCGGAGAAGACGGAGCGTCTGGCCCGGATCGTCGCGACGACCACCTACGTCTGGAACGACGAAGAGGACGCGCGGGAATTCCTGTCGACGCCGCACCCTGAACTTGAAGGGCGGGCGCCGCTCGATGTCGCGCTCACCGAGCTCGGTGCGCGCCGGGTCGAAGAACTGCTCTGGAAACTGTTCTACGGGCTGCCTGCATGA
- a CDS encoding RES family NAD+ phosphorylase has product MKLFRIADTRRTIWSGTGAMLVGGRFNSPGRPVIYAASTFAGAMLEVLVHARIGKVPKTHGWVEASVPDDVSIERHTAETLPDGWDAAALQAARQFGDAWMTEMRTALLIVPSVVVRAEFNVLVNPAHPDATRIVVTDPQPVVWDERLFVMPPAGQS; this is encoded by the coding sequence ATGAAGTTGTTCCGTATCGCAGACACGCGACGCACGATCTGGAGCGGCACCGGCGCGATGCTGGTCGGTGGCCGCTTCAACAGTCCGGGCCGGCCCGTCATCTATGCGGCGTCGACTTTTGCGGGTGCGATGCTCGAGGTGCTGGTGCATGCGCGCATCGGCAAGGTGCCGAAAACACACGGATGGGTCGAAGCAAGTGTTCCCGACGACGTCAGCATCGAACGCCATACGGCCGAAACGTTGCCGGACGGATGGGACGCGGCGGCACTTCAGGCAGCACGTCAGTTTGGCGACGCATGGATGACCGAGATGCGTACCGCGCTCCTGATTGTCCCGTCGGTCGTGGTCCGTGCAGAGTTCAACGTGCTGGTGAATCCCGCGCACCCGGATGCAACGCGAATCGTTGTGACTGATCCGCAGCCCGTGGTGTGGGACGAACGCCTCTTTGTGATGCCACCGGCCGGGCAGTCTTAG
- a CDS encoding IS5-like element ISBvi5 family transposase (programmed frameshift), with translation MQAPIVDDELWILIEPLLPPPKPRRTKNPGQFPVPNRATLNGILFVLKTGIRWNHLPTQLGFGSGATCWRRLRDWHEAGVWNRLHELLLAKLQAAGQIDFSRAAVDSSSVRAVGAGPKTGPNPTDRARPGSKHHIVTDANRTPLAAILTGANVNDVTQLLPLIDAIPSIRGLRGHPIQRPRVVYANRRYDSERHRRALRNRGIQPVIAKRRTRHGSGLGKYRWVVERTHSWLHSFRRLRTRFERRPDIHEAFLKLGCSLVCWNIFRRIEQSF, from the exons ATGCAAGCGCCGATCGTTGATGACGAATTGTGGATACTCATCGAGCCATTACTCCCGCCGCCGAAACCGCGGCGAACGAAGAATCCAGGACAGTTTCCGGTTCCGAATCGGGCGACATTGAACGGCATCCTGTTCGTGCTCAAGACCGGCATTCGATGGAACCATCTGCCAACCCAGCTCGGCTTCGGTTCGGGGGCAACCTGTTGGCGCCGACTTCGCGACTGGCACGAAGCCGGTGTGTGGAATCGCCTCCACGAACTATTGCTCGCCAAACTGCAGGCGGCCGGCCAGATCGATTTTTCACGTGCCGCCGTCGATTCATCATCGGTACGGGCTGTTGGGGCGGGCC CAAAAACTGGCCCGAACCCCACTGATCGTGCGCGACCCGGCTCCAAGCACCACATCGTCACCGACGCCAACCGCACACCTCTCGCCGCGATCCTGACTGGCGCCAACGTCAACGATGTTACGCAGTTGCTGCCGCTGATCGACGCGATTCCATCGATTCGCGGCCTGCGCGGCCACCCGATTCAACGGCCTCGCGTGGTCTACGCCAATCGCAGATACGACTCCGAGCGGCATCGGCGAGCCCTGCGCAATCGCGGTATCCAGCCAGTGATCGCGAAGCGCCGGACCCGACACGGCAGCGGACTCGGCAAGTATCGTTGGGTGGTCGAACGCACTCACTCCTGGCTCCACAGTTTTCGTCGCCTACGCACTCGCTTCGAGCGGCGGCCTGACATTCACGAAGCATTCCTGAAACTCGGTTGCTCGCTTGTCTGTTGGAACATCTTCAGGCGCATCGAGCAGTCTTTTTGA